One genomic window of Pseudoxanthomonas sp. includes the following:
- the prmC gene encoding peptide chain release factor N(5)-glutamine methyltransferase has translation MNTLTSPRLDALLRDGAARLSLSSPEARFEAEQLLLHALGRERAWLFTHGSDPVEAPVQTAFAALLERRLTGEPLAYITGTRGFWTLDLQVTPATLIPRAETERLVELALERLPPDRALQVADLGTGSGAIALAVASERPQAKVLATDASGDALAVAQANAKAHALANVDFAHGDWFAPLAGRRFDLIASNPPYIEAGDAHLEQGDLRFEPATALASGADGLDDIRRIAAQARAHLLPDGWLLLEHGFDQGEPVRALLVQAGLDEVQTAQDLEGRDRVTLGRNPSGTP, from the coding sequence ATGAATACGCTGACTTCCCCGCGTCTGGATGCGCTGCTGCGCGACGGTGCCGCGCGCCTTTCCCTGTCCTCGCCAGAGGCACGCTTCGAAGCCGAACAACTGCTGCTGCATGCGCTGGGGCGCGAGCGTGCCTGGTTGTTCACGCACGGCTCCGACCCTGTCGAGGCGCCGGTGCAGACCGCGTTTGCGGCGCTGCTGGAGCGGCGCCTCACTGGCGAGCCGTTGGCCTACATCACCGGCACGCGCGGGTTCTGGACGCTGGACCTGCAGGTCACGCCGGCCACGCTGATCCCGCGCGCCGAGACCGAGCGCCTGGTCGAACTGGCGCTGGAACGCCTGCCGCCCGACCGTGCGCTGCAGGTCGCCGACCTGGGCACCGGCAGCGGCGCCATTGCGTTGGCCGTCGCCAGCGAGCGACCGCAGGCAAAGGTGCTGGCCACCGATGCGAGTGGTGATGCGCTGGCCGTGGCCCAAGCCAATGCCAAGGCCCATGCGTTGGCGAACGTGGACTTTGCCCACGGTGATTGGTTCGCGCCGCTGGCGGGCCGCCGCTTCGACCTGATCGCCAGCAATCCGCCGTATATCGAAGCCGGCGATGCGCACCTGGAACAAGGCGACCTGCGCTTCGAGCCAGCCACCGCGCTGGCTTCCGGTGCCGATGGCCTGGACGACATCCGGCGCATCGCCGCACAGGCGCGTGCGCACCTGCTGCCCGATGGCTGGTTGCTGCTGGAGCATGGTTTCGACCAGGGCGAGCCGGTACGCGCGCTGCTCGTGCAGGCCGGCTTGGACGAGGTGCAGACCGCGCAGGATCTGGAAGGCCGCGACCGCGTCACTCTCGGCCGCAACCCGTCAGGGACGCCGTAG